From Lujinxingia vulgaris, a single genomic window includes:
- the atpB gene encoding F0F1 ATP synthase subunit A encodes MADYTFLDLIPAFAEQEHGEGWNHIFGDPLLNPSGVVGATHVVFTGVLVVLITVLALIARRKYANRDEALVPVGKFSVSGFFEVLFDAVMGMMSDLMGEKAAKKFFPLIASLAVYIYLGNLMGLVVGFSPPTSNLNTGLACAIVVFLVYNVSGFMEQGMGYIKHFMGPILLLAPLIFIIELVGHAFRPVSLSVRLTGNMTGDHMVLGVFGDLASGMFSIPILIPVPFLFLGLLVCTIQALVFCLLSSIYIALAIEHEDH; translated from the coding sequence ATGGCTGACTATACGTTTTTAGACCTCATCCCCGCCTTTGCTGAACAAGAGCACGGCGAGGGCTGGAACCACATCTTCGGCGACCCGCTGCTCAACCCCTCGGGGGTTGTGGGAGCCACCCACGTGGTGTTCACCGGCGTGCTCGTCGTGTTGATCACGGTGCTCGCTTTGATCGCCCGGCGTAAATACGCCAACCGCGATGAGGCTCTGGTGCCGGTGGGCAAGTTCTCGGTGAGCGGCTTCTTTGAGGTGCTCTTCGATGCCGTCATGGGCATGATGAGCGACCTGATGGGTGAGAAGGCGGCCAAGAAGTTCTTCCCGCTGATCGCCTCGCTGGCCGTCTACATCTACCTGGGTAACCTGATGGGGCTTGTGGTGGGCTTTTCGCCGCCGACCTCCAACCTCAACACCGGACTGGCCTGCGCGATTGTGGTCTTTCTGGTGTACAACGTCTCCGGCTTCATGGAGCAGGGGATGGGTTATATCAAACACTTTATGGGGCCGATTCTGCTTCTGGCTCCGCTGATTTTCATCATCGAATTGGTGGGACACGCCTTCCGCCCGGTCTCTCTCTCGGTGCGTCTGACCGGGAACATGACCGGTGACCACATGGTGTTGGGCGTGTTTGGAGATCTGGCCTCCGGGATGTTCAGCATTCCGATTCTTATCCCGGTGCCGTTCCTCTTCCTGGGGCTGCTGGTGTGCACGATTCAGGCGTTGGTCTTCTGCCTGTTGTCCAGCATCTACATCGCCCTTGCCATTGAGCACGAAGACCATTAA
- a CDS encoding ATP synthase F0 subunit C → MLKKSTITFLSTFAIVALWSTSAFAQGTAAAADNVFTTYAWLGAAAAFGVGLAALGGSLGQGRAAAAALEGIARNPGAAGKLFTPLILGLALIESLVIYAFVISILMVLNIDITAAL, encoded by the coding sequence ATGCTGAAGAAATCCACGATCACGTTTTTGAGCACCTTCGCTATTGTCGCACTCTGGAGCACCTCGGCGTTCGCCCAGGGCACCGCTGCTGCGGCCGATAACGTCTTCACGACCTACGCCTGGTTGGGCGCTGCGGCGGCCTTCGGTGTCGGCCTGGCCGCGCTGGGTGGTTCGCTGGGTCAGGGCCGCGCGGCTGCGGCGGCTCTTGAAGGTATCGCGCGCAACCCGGGCGCGGCCGGCAAGCTCTTCACCCCGCTGATTCTGGGCCTTGCCCTTATCGAGTCGCTCGTGATTTACGCGTTCGTTATCTCGATTCTGATGGTCCTTAACATCGACATCACCGCGGCGCTCTAA